From Aedes albopictus strain Foshan chromosome 1, AalbF5, whole genome shotgun sequence, one genomic window encodes:
- the LOC134291452 gene encoding uncharacterized protein LOC134291452 yields MLVRRSREGKIGEPIAVKTNLGCTVYGGWASQDSSSTAGHTYHLCSCNEPGLTHLNQIVKDYFSMDSLVVQPSHVGRLSKDDERAMALLESRTHFNGERYETGLLWRSDEIRLPDNKAVAVRRWRCLEKRMEKDTELASILHEKNAEYRSQNYIRKLTSEELSTKYERPGKVRIVWDAAAQAYGISLNAVLLTGPDQLASLVGILYQFREHRIGVCADIREMFHQVDTNPEDQQCQRFLWRDRDEHGDPSIYVMQVMTFGASCSPATPQFVKNKNAERFEEGYPTAVAVIKKRHYVDDMVFSVETEQEAVELAESVRFIHMEGGFVNRNWVSNSPLVLSTMNGEESTEKDLNISAKVNDVFKYKICWTRFDSTLLDGSRCPTKREILRTLMTIYDPLSLIDHFLVLLKILLQEVWRANVDWNERIPENLFEKWCDWLQLLPQIETQATIETHCGGPPRDRSNCTNWSTPYENPENVSISPARRTVLDYSTLCMELLLRYRTGLIRSSAIPRAVARQAFEMYRFDGAVLHVAGVAHATCCTVIHEGVNTPGPLGGRPRGGTFVRRTPHSSWSIR; encoded by the exons ATGCTGGTGCGAAGGAGTCGTGAAGGCAAGATAGGTGAGCCAATCGCCGTCAAAACCAATCTTGGCTGCACTGTATACGGTGGCTGGGCATCGCAGGACTCTTCGAGTACAGCCGGTCATACGTACCACCTCTGCTCCTGCAACGAACCAGGCCTGACGCATCTTAATCAGATAGTGAAAGATTACTTCTCCATGGATAGTTTGGTAGTTCAACCGAGCCACGTTGGACGGCTTTCTAAAGACGATGAACGCGCAATGGCTCTTCTGGAATCTCGCACTCACTTCAACGGAGAACGTTACGAAACAGGCCTGTTGTGGCGGTCCGACGAAATCCGTCTGCCGGACAACAAAGCAGTTGCAGTTCGTCGTTGGAGATGCTTGGAAAAGCGCATGGAGAAGGACACGGAGTTGGCGAGCATCCTGCATGAAAAAAATGCGGAATACAGATCGCAAAACTACATCCGCAAGCTAACGTCGGAGGAGCTGTCAACAAAATACGAGCGG CCAGGCAAAGTCCGGATTGTGTGGGACGCTGCCGCCCAAGCATACGGGATATCACTAAACGCGGTTCTCCTCACTGGCCCAGACCAGTTAGCGTCTCTTGTGGGCATCCTGTACCAATTCCGTGAGCATCGAATAGGCGTTTGTGCCGACATCCGTGAGATGTTCCATCAGGTCGACACCAATCCTGAGGACCAGCAATGTCAGCGTTTTCTTTGGCGTGACCGCGACGAACACGGTGATCCAAGCATCTACGTCATGCAGGTAATGACATTCGGGGCGAGCTGTTCTCCTGCCACACCCCAGTTTGTGAAGAACAAGAACGCCGAAAGATTCGAAGAAGGATATCCAACAGCGGTAGCGGTCATCAAAAAACGACACTACGTGGATGACATGGTTTTCAGCGTTGAAACGGAGCAAGAAGCAGTTGAACTGGCGGAGTCGGTGCGTTTCATCCACATGGAGGGTGGATTTGTAAACCGCAATTGGGTTTCCAATTCTCCGTTGGTGCTTTCCACTATGAATGGAGAAGAGTCAACGGAGAAGGACCTGAACATATCTGCGAAGGTG AACGACgtgttcaaatataaaatatgCTGGACCAGATTTGATTCGACGCTGCTGGATGGGAGTCGTTGCCCTACTAAACGGGAGATCCTTCGGACGCTGATGACCATATACGACCCTCTAAGTCTCATCGACCACTTTCTGGTGTTGCTGAAAATCTTGCTACAGGAAGTTTGGCGTGCCAATGTTGACTGGAACGAACGAATTCCCGAAAACCTGTTCGAGAAGTGGTGCGACTGGCTACAATTGCTACCACAGATAGAGACGCAAGCTACGATAGAGACGCACT GCGGCGGCCCGCCACGTGATCGCTCAAACTGTACCAATTGGTCCACGCCTTACGAGAATCCTGAAAACGTCTCTATTTCTCCTGCTCGACGGACAGTCCTCGATTATAGCACCCTTTGCATGGAGCTACTGCTAAGGTACCGAACCGGGCTGATTCGAAGTTCCGCTATTCCACGTGCGGTGGCGCGACAAGCGTTTGAAATGTATCGTTTCGACGGTGCCGTGTTGCACGTGGCCGGTGTTGCACATGCGACGTGTTGCACGGTCATTCACGAGGGTGTCAATACGCCGGGTCCCTTAGGTGGGCGACCTAGGGGTGGCACCTTCGTTCGAAGGACACCTCACTCGTCGTGGTCTATTCGTTAA